The following are from one region of the Mauremys reevesii isolate NIE-2019 linkage group 2, ASM1616193v1, whole genome shotgun sequence genome:
- the LOC120397270 gene encoding uncharacterized protein LOC120397270: protein MTSCRDPGGPWMAEEAPKDPSKPIGAWEETKPPQWKSWQKSPQQKQELCVPQPFHADSPAYCNACLMRLDSEEKEALDYIEAFLTSNEQDEAKKLKFLDSISTLRSLPAFMNKALLVEKIKELIDHESVDSLTGVMRQQAMLAIMKLSKMKLPVRILTQPSLLATCFSSIFSLPPAHTMEEVEAALYTKTLKTMDEMLKALVCEDQEPNLLVLQIILKEVEEFRVLGQLVGCLTLCCVEQEQEIWQSAVEGLHHLFSFMQLLKSKMLVKHGAEYRQILKDSQTERAFWVTNISNITSLFGKYFNPSESMDFLLVAIDGVRDSSVHDAV, encoded by the exons ATGACCAGCTGCAGGGATCCTGGCGGGCCCTG GATGGCTGAAGAAGCCCCCAAGGACCCCTCAAAGCCCATCGGTGCCTGGGAGGAGACGAAACCTCCCCAATGGAAGAGTTGGCAAAAGAGCccacagcagaagcaggagctgtgtgtgcctcagccctTCCATGCCG ATTCACCAGCCTACTGTAACGCCTGCTTGATGAGGCTAGACTCGGAGGAGAAAGAGGCTCTGGATTACATCGAAGCCTTTCTCACGAGCAATGAACAG GACGAGGCCAAGAAACTCAAGTTCTTGGATTCCATCAGCACCCTCAGAAGCCTGCCTGCTTTTATGAACAAAGCCCTGCTAGTGGAGAAGATAAAG gagctgattgatcaTGAGTCCGTCGACTCCCTGACCGGCGTGATGCGTCAGCAAGCTATGCTCGCCATCATGAAGCTGAG cAAAATGAAGCTACCGGTGCGGATCCTGACACAACCCAGCCTGCTCGCTacctgcttctccagcatcttctccctgcctccagcacacaccatggaggaggtggaggctgctCTCTACACCAAA ACTTTGAAAACCATGGATGAGATGCTGAAGGCCTTGGTGTGCGAGGATCAGGAGCCCAACCTTCTGGTGCTGCAAATCATCTTGAAG GAAGTGGAGGAGTTCagagtcctgggccagctggtggggtgtctcactctgtgctgtgtggagcaggagcaggagatctggcaatcggctgtggagggacttcaccacctcttctccttcatgcagctgctaaaat CCAAAATGCTGGTGAAGCACGGCGCAGAGTATCGGCAGATCCTCAAGGACAGTCAAACTGAGAGAGCCTTCTGGGTCACCAACATCAGCAATATCACATCG CTGTTTGGGAAGTACTTCAACCCATCCGAGAGCATGGACTTCCTCCTCGTTGCTATCGACGGCGTGAGAGACTCCAGCGTCCATGACGCAGTGTGA